TGTAGATCGCAAAGTACAGGACAGCCCATTGTCCATCTGCAGGTGATTTACCTTTAGTGGGGCCCACTAGCTTTGCAGGCTGGACCAATCTACTTAATTCCCAGATagcatttaaatgtttacaattgGTAAAGAACGCTTtgtaaacatgtataaaatgttttataaatgctATATATATGGTACGTAATTATTCTTCCCCTTAAAGGACGATCGATggataatggaaaaaaaaaaacattgtcttgCTTACTTCTCgctaataaagaattgtcattgtcatttctgCCAGAAAATCTTCATAATAATGCCTGcatattaatgttttacattatATTATGCAAAATATAGCAAAATGATTGGTCAACAGCACTTTGGTTACCACTGGATACGGTACACGCTGGCTTCGATTTGCTATGGAACGTGCGCACGATGCAGCTACTCAGAGCGCTCGTATCAAGCTGCGGTCAGGATGAGATGAATACTGCACCGCCATTGGCTGCAGCGTCTCTACATGGTCTGTGCTAAAATACAGCAGGtaaggatgagaaaaaaatgttaggtaGAAAATATATCTTAGACGAGACCTAATTGATCCGGCTGCTATACCACATCCAAACTAAAATCATTTACCGATCTTGCCCACTGATCGTCAGGTTTTCGTTCATACCACCGTCGCTCATCGCGGGGGAAAGACATCGTTCTATTTATAGAAGCTGCTGTGCGCGGGTATGGCTTGGGTTAGGTAACCGTCCCCTACAAACGTAGAAGGTGCGCGTGTATAAATATACCAGCCGCCAGTGTAATGATAATGGCTTCACTGGTGAATCATTTCCTGTTTAACCAGGAAGGCAGGATTTTAGTGGAGACGAAGAGCGCAGGATGATTGTGACGTACTATAGTGCTATATCTTTCCGCTGCAACTTGTGTTGAGTTTCGGACGAAGATAAACATGACGTATGATCGGCAGCAATTCTCTCAACCTATGAATGCTCAACGGTCGTGTATTTCGCTTTCAAATGAGAGCTGATGGGTGAGTTCTCGAAACGCGTGTCACACTCTTTATGGCAAACACACCCTTTACGTGCACACACCgatgaaagtgaaaatgttttgggTGGGTTTCAAGACGTCGAGAGGCAGGTATACAGGTGTTGATTGTATGTATAACCAcgtacattgtgtgtgtgtgagagagtttagACAGTTAGGGGTTAAAGCTGAATGAGGGATCGAGACGACAAAAACATATATGAGACAACGGatgaaaggtttaaaaaaaaaattcttatgcAGCTGACGTTTTCCGTGAGCCTCGTAAAGCTCGAAATTAATGACAGCTTCCCACAGTGTGTCACCGCGTTACTGATCTTCACGACGATCTGTTGCGCACTTGAAACAGTAGTTTCATATGTGTAGCGCATCTGTGTTTTGGTCTAATTCTTATCGCTGACCGTACTATAGTTTTGAATTCATCTCCAGTTTCACTTATAGATTGTTTATTAATTCGTGTTGCATTGTTCTTCTTCAGGTGCCTTTGTTGTTCCCACTCTTCCCACCACAAGTCTCGATCAATTTCTCAGGAAGTCTTGTGTGTTGATTGTAATTGTTAGATATGTTGCAGACAGTTGTTCAATAGTAGGTTAGATCAAGGTACTGCAGAGATGGACATCATAATACGTACTAAAGCTGTGATCCTTTTTATTGTGTACAGAACTACATATTTAACGGACGGGATCATTTTTCTGCCTTTTGCACTACTGAGAATTTTCAACCAGATTCAACAAGATTTCAGTTATATAGAGAAAAAACCATTAACATAGCAAAACAGCTTTAAGTATTCTTAATGCATAACTTTGTACTGCAAATGCGATTGAAATTGCTTGAAGAAACATAAAGTACACTGTACCAAAATAAAGGTGATAAACcccacaaaggaaaaaaaatctctgaaaacATTGCATGTGGTGTCTTAAATAATATTGTATTCAATACAGAATTCAGTAGCTTGGTGTTTACTGCCCTCCTCAAGGAGTAATgaggactaaactaaacatgTTTGCCTAAAAGCATGCATACTtttctgtgtgtaaataaaaacagccataaacattttttctcagcTAATGCTGCAAAATTATTAGAAGTGATGAAACGTTTGGTGCAGGAAATGCCTTACGCAAGCTGAGACAGATTCATATCAAAATGGGTAGCCCAGCTAAGAAGCAAGAATTGGACGGTTCACTTTGTGAAGTGGATGTTCTTCCTGCTTGCTGTGAGGTGGTGCAAGACAAGGACTTTGTAATTGCTCGATTGGACAAAGTGTTCAATAAACCAGTATTCAGTGACATTATCCTTCGGGTGGGAGATGATAGATTCTATGCTCATCGCTTCGTTCTTATCACTGCCAGCAGTGTCTTTGAGTAAGTGTTTTGATATGTTTTCTGAATGTAATTTCTGCTTAgtaatgttcttaaaatttagaCTTTGCTAGAGCTtccccagcctgcaagaacaaaactgaataaagaaacttcagcTGAGAATTCCATCTTGTGTTGTCTCtggtacgactagcccaccGTACGTAGCCATAAGAcgctgacgtgttggttacaatTGTTTTGATGATTTTCAGTTCCCTTGACAAACTACCAAGTTCATGAGTAAATGGCTCTGTTTGATCATCTGTATATTTGCTTTATCTTTGTACGTGCTCATAGCTATAATAGAGATATGTATTTTGAGATCAAAATTGTAAACATCTTTtggttttgcttattttttaaaggaatgtgTAATCCTTTTTTTTAGAGCAATGCTAGGAGAGGAGCAATGGAAAGAAGCAAAACAACCTGAAGTCTGCTTGACTGAAGAAGAAGAGTGTAAACCTATCTTTGGATATTTTCTTAGGTATGAACTgcttatcaaatcaaatcaaatcaaactttattgtctgtcgaggaaacccaagacagaaatttttcttttgctcacaaacacatataatgTGAcaggcaggcatacatactcatacagatattaaacacacacacgcacctacacattctcacacacaaattgGTAACTTCGCAGGATACCAGTAGAACTACGAGtccttgtgtcttttatttaggatggtgatggctgctggcacgaaagACCTTCGGTAGGCAGTTTTTCGTACACATGGCACTTTATAGCGcatgcctgagggcaacagctgaaagttgggatggagagagtgcgttaggtccgaaatgatgttatatgccatctttctgactgcatgaaagTACAAGTCAGAAACCCTAACCCAGAAAGTTATATGGAATAATTTGCATTTcctatatttacttttaaaaagtattattttcatGTCCTAagttttgaaagacattttgtttccaaGGATAATCTTCATGGTGAGAACTGAAGGGAGCAGTTTTCCTCTGATATTTGCACATTGTCGTTGGTGCAATGTGGTTGTTTTACCAACATTATGTGCAAAGGCTGCTCAAAAGATCTCATATATCCATATTATTGAACATgaacaaatatcaaaagaaaacacacaccaTTGAATCTAAAAAGGCAAGATTTACAGAGTTTTTAATAAGATAAATTAATCTTAGCTTTCATAATGTTGATGGTTGGATTTGTTTGGTAGGTATCTGTATTGTGGGACAGTGGTTTTAACGACAAGCAATGTGCTGCCATTTCTGCTCTTGGCTGATAAGTATGATGTGCACGCTCTGTGCAAGACCTGTCTGTCCTACATGTGTCACCATATAGTTGAAACACCAGATGCTAACAAGACACTCACCTGGTATCAGTATGCACAGGTAtgtttaacatatttttcttgaaattttgcTGTTTACTTGCACTTGAAAACAATTATGTTTTGATGGTACCATCCTATAATtaacaaaccaaactgagtaagttagcaaaggaagcagagaagactagCATAAAGGTTAACAAAAAGAGGACCAAAGTGATAAGAATCAACGACAAGCatgaactcccaatccaacttcaagaaGAGAACATCCTGGGAACAGACCACTTCACGTATATGGGGAGCatcatcaacaaggccaggcatgctttcaacagcctacactTCATCTGGAACTCCAGAGCATTATCTTTCAGCAGGAAGATCCGTATCTTCAAGACCAacgtgaaggcagtcctactgtatggttttGAAATGTGGagagtgacaaatgccatcaacaacgagctgcagacctttaccaactgatgcctacgccataatctgggaataagatggcctgaaaagatctccaacagcaacctgtggaaaagaaccaaccagaatgccactagccaagacatcaaaaagcacagtagctggataggacaccctgcacaaaccagatgacaacattgccaagcaggcacttgactggaatcctcaggggaagaggagagttgggagaccaaagtgGACTTGGAACAGAatagtagaaagcgaggcaaaggacgtcggaaccacatggctgcccaaaaccgggtccactggcgaggtgttgttggggccctatgctccttgagtaACAAGGGCTAAACTTATATTATAAGTATGCTGTCATAAACGGTCTGAAGTTTGTgtgttaatttttatctttgctttaCAGATTGTGAgattaagaaagtttttttctcatattttgcTCCTTAGTAATAGTGCTTTAATGCACATATGCTGGCAGGTGACATGTCAGATTGAACTGCGAGACCAGTGCCTCAGTTTCATCTTGTCCAATTTTGACATCATAATGCATGCCAGCGACTGGACATTTCTGACGAGACAGGAGATGGTTGGTTTCCTGTCATGCTCTGAGATGGTGGTTCAGAGTGAGGCTGAGCTTTGGACTTGTGTGGAGAAGTGGCTACTGGCAGAAAACAATATTGAAAACATTGAGCAGAATCTGAGGTAGAATCAGGGCTCATTcagcattttaattaataattgtcttaataataataaatgcatgatttgtatagcactCAGTCATTCTTGTAGGGAGTGTGCTCTTAGCACTTGAGACAATAATGAGACATGGACACttggacagcatacaaaggatggaaggatgaacaacaatACTCATGActaataacatatatatatataaaacaaatattaaaaaactgaGGGTGGAATAGGGTTAGAAGTTTTGTGATTCTGCAGAGACAGACAAGTAGGGAAGcagcaataaacagaaaagaggGGTGGGAGTTGAAAAGGGCTAGAACTGTGTGGACTTGTTAGAGAGTTAGCATTTTCAGTGCatatttaaaggatttgatGATGGATAGGTGTCTACCAAAAGAATATTTACATagaacaaaacagtaaaacatgCATTGTACTTAATGTGGATGtttatggaaatttttttaataaataacattaattcCCAGGAAATGGTGGAATAATTGCTAGGTTACTTACAAAGATTTACAATGTAAGTTGTTCACTTTGCTgagtgaaatgaaaaaaaatctttttcagagAGGTTTTGCCACTGATTCGTTTTACCCTGATACCACCAAGATCATTGACGCTAGTAGAAAAGTCGGAACTCTTCAAACAGCATCAGACACTTTTTGAAACCAAACTCAACCATGCGTATCGTCGCCACTCACTTGTCATGGATTGCGAGGACAGTGACAAGATAACTCCTCTCATTCCCCAAGAGCTTTATCGTAACTACACCAATGGAGACTACTGTGTGCATTATCCTTTTACCTTAGCCAACTATGCTGGAGTCAACAAAATTGATAGCCGAATTGTGGTGCACTGTTCTAGTAGGCAGACATTTGTTTCATCCTTGCGTGCCAAAACTGAAGATGATGTCATATTTTCAGTGTACTTTTACCCTCGAGGATATTTCACCACTCTTGCTTTGTACAGCAGTTACATGAGTCGACAGAGCAATGACATTACTTTGAAGGTGATTCGCCAGAAACCTCTTCCACCGATGAAAGTTGATGTGACCCTGCTCTTGTTTGGGAAAAAGAATGGTGTGAAGTATGCTGCATTCACACACAACTGTTCCATGGTCTTTACCAAAGAGAATAGTACCCTGTCTGTTGAAAAATTTCTGAGTTTGGACAGTCTGATGAAGGAGGATTCACCTTATCTAGTGGACTCAAATCTTGAAGGAAATATCTTTGTGAAAATTCAGGATGCTGGAGATCACTTGCTTCTTGACAGTCAGGGATAAGAAATACGGAAGAGAACAACAAATTTTGATGTTGGACCTTGTAATggctgtgatttttttaaacatttcttcattgcctttgttaaaacaagattttaaaaaaaagtcttctttaAAGGTGCTTACATCACTCTTGGTGCTTGAGgcttgataaattaaaaaaaaaattttttttttcctcggaACATTCTAGTTATGTGAAAGAAGACTACGTCAATATTTATCAGATTTCATCAGAGAATGTCAATAATTAGCACAATCAATCCAAttcattattataatgaaaGTCACAATGTATAAACGAAGATAAACATTGAATACATAATTAACAACTTTGATTCCATTTTATTGCATCGTGAGATTGCTGTGAAACATATCAATCTTCTGCCATCATTCTTTTTGTGatctgcatttatttactttgtggtGATTGCtatatttcttttagaaaaaatgaTTTGTCGTCAAGATGATGAAACATGTTGGTGATGGCATATTAAATAACATTAATGATTAGCATGTTGAATAATTTTATGTTCATATTTATGcaaaatcattaaattttataGACACAGTGCATTTTCCATCATGAATGCTGAGATTGGCAGACAAAGTAGgaaatttttgttatatttcatttttctcatgtGCTAGTCATAATGTAAAAATAGGATGGCCAAAACATTGATATTATTATGCTTCAgttttgtgatttgtgtgttgGAAAACATTTTAGTGGCTTTGCAAGATGTTTTTCCTTAGATGTTTTAGActggaagaaaaatgttaaagataAAGGGTCTTATTTTAATGTTGGGAAATGGACTTCCATaatagcctttttttttttttttggtgctgcAGGGATTTCCAATCAGCATCTTCTGTGACCAAAGTGTCACAATATTTTCAAGCattataaaataagtttttactttaaatatgtgtgtgctttacATTAAATTCATTGATGTGTCTTGTGCTTACCTCTGTACCCATGTAAATGCATGTTAACATACTCTGAATGTGATAATATGTGTGATGAGGAAGCTGCAATTTTTCCTCAAAATAATGGGTAATAtgcttatatatgtgtgtgtgaaatggttgttatttatacttttaaaatttttggaaAGGGAAAATACTCACATTTCTTATCTAAGGGCATATTCCATGAGATGACTTTCCAGTTACTGTAAATCTCGGTCTATTGAGTGCACCTGTATATAGGATGCACTCACTAAATTTTTAGAAATCTATATTTTCACCTGCTGGTTTATaagtcacaaaaatatatacaacttgaaagctgcatcataggcattttgtctcattttccgCATAATGAGGTTGAGTGCTTCAGTAACTGATctgaatacttcagttgtaTGCgactttgatttaaaaattggGAACAGTTAACAccttaacatggagctcatcgaaaaattaattgaaatatgaaaaatctgcaaaacaaGACTTTCTGATTACGTCACAGGATTTAAAGCTGCGGAAAAAAGTACATAATTTACggtatatatttataagataTGATTTTTCTTTCGTTATTTTAATGCATTGCTGCTACAGATACTCAAACATACTTTTTTAAGGTATGATGAGTTGTTTAAACAAATGCTGATTAGCATGCAAAATATAGTCTAATCTTTttatcatcataaaaaaaaacttcatagCACCATTACTGCTTCAAAAGTAGCACGACTATTGACAGCAGGTGGCTGTTTAAAGCATTTTTCCTATCAGCCATGATACTGTAatcatttaatttgtttttaaagatatggTATTCGGTTTTTGATCCATATACTTTCAACACCTTGTATCTTTACATATAATTTTTGATGGCACAGAAGAAATcagtgtgatttttttgtttttctttatatgtGAAGAGCAAATGGAGGAATATTTATTGCTATTCGGCCATGCATGAAATGCAATATTATATAAGTATATGCTTTGGTTCCCTAAGCTTTTTTTCCACTTTGGTTTAGACATTTGATGCTTTgtttcaaatataaatataaagaagtACAAtgagtttgtttgtgtgtgcctgtaAGCCCTgtatatatacaattttattgATATCCTATATATGTATTCAAGCATCAGCATTCCTTTTCTTAGTATTGAAGAATGCTCATCCATACATAAggatgcatgtacacacacacacgcacagacattTATAATATTCAAGGTAGAATATAAGCTGAAAtatgcaccaaaaaaaaaacattaaataatttattgttagAAGTGCAGAAACTACAGTTTTCTAAAGCATAAGCTTCAGTTATTTAGATTAAATAAAGACAAGCCTTTCCAACAATTGAAAGTTTACGCACAAGGCTATCAAGACAGAAATTCTTGTCatctaatgttaaaaaaaaaagctacaacaGCTGTCAATGCTTCAGCCTTGTAGAATTTTTGTAAGATAAGgataattacaacaaatttgtacagattttaaactttaataCCTCTCTTAACTATAAGTTATATTTTATCTATCTTATATATATTAGTTATAACTCACAAGAAACCTTCATCAAAAAAATCCATTTGCTTTTACAGAGAATAGTTTTAATTTAGAATTTTGCTTTACTGAATATGGTAGGAAGCAAATTACATTATCTTTAATAATAACTGAATCTGCGATTTTACGATGTACATTGTTGGacatttataaatgttaaaGTTCTTTGTCctatcaattaaaaatataaaaagctgaCTACCCAAAATTTGTAATTCTCACATTAATGGTGTCATTTTTTAATAAGACTAAATTGAACCACTGTTAAATTCTGAGAAAACACCCAATGCCTTTGCTAAAGCTTAATGTTCTAGCTGTATTCATTTGTTTAGACATGCAGTCTACGCGCACTGGCTGGACAGCTACTATGTCTAGATCCAAAGTCTTGCACAACCTCAGAGTGCTTGAACACAAGCAACCCATTCCACCCAAAATAAGGCCCCTAACAATTGTTATaatggacatatatatatattaagttaATCTTTATAAGCCAAAAATGTAATACTACATTACAAATTTATACAAAGCTATTTTTAGGAACTTTCTCACTAAGTGCACACTACTGGAGTATTTACATAAACTGATCAACATGTACATCATAACTCTGCATAAGAAAGGACACAATTTCTTAGTCGAATCACAAGGTTTCATGCTGTAAACCAAGATATCTTcatcagtatt
The sequence above is a segment of the Pomacea canaliculata isolate SZHN2017 linkage group LG6, ASM307304v1, whole genome shotgun sequence genome. Coding sequences within it:
- the LOC112566903 gene encoding BTB/POZ domain-containing protein 17-like isoform X1 encodes the protein MGNALRKLRQIHIKMGSPAKKQELDGSLCEVDVLPACCEVVQDKDFVIARLDKVFNKPVFSDIILRVGDDRFYAHRFVLITASSVFEAMLGEEQWKEAKQPEVCLTEEEECKPIFGYFLRYLYCGTVVLTTSNVLPFLLLADKYDVHALCKTCLSYMCHHIVETPDANKTLTWYQYAQVTCQIELRDQCLSFILSNFDIIMHASDWTFLTRQEMVGFLSCSEMVVQSEAELWTCVEKWLLAENNIENIEQNLREVLPLIRFTLIPPRSLTLVEKSELFKQHQTLFETKLNHAYRRHSLVMDCEDSDKITPLIPQELYRNYTNGDYCVHYPFTLANYAGVNKIDSRIVVHCSSRQTFVSSLRAKTEDDVIFSVYFYPRGYFTTLALYSSYMSRQSNDITLKVIRQKPLPPMKVDVTLLLFGKKNGVKYAAFTHNCSMVFTKENSTLSVEKFLSLDSLMKEDSPYLVDSNLEGNIFVKIQDAGDHLLLDSQG
- the LOC112566903 gene encoding BTB/POZ domain-containing protein 17-like isoform X2, with translation MGSPAKKQELDGSLCEVDVLPACCEVVQDKDFVIARLDKVFNKPVFSDIILRVGDDRFYAHRFVLITASSVFEAMLGEEQWKEAKQPEVCLTEEEECKPIFGYFLRYLYCGTVVLTTSNVLPFLLLADKYDVHALCKTCLSYMCHHIVETPDANKTLTWYQYAQVTCQIELRDQCLSFILSNFDIIMHASDWTFLTRQEMVGFLSCSEMVVQSEAELWTCVEKWLLAENNIENIEQNLREVLPLIRFTLIPPRSLTLVEKSELFKQHQTLFETKLNHAYRRHSLVMDCEDSDKITPLIPQELYRNYTNGDYCVHYPFTLANYAGVNKIDSRIVVHCSSRQTFVSSLRAKTEDDVIFSVYFYPRGYFTTLALYSSYMSRQSNDITLKVIRQKPLPPMKVDVTLLLFGKKNGVKYAAFTHNCSMVFTKENSTLSVEKFLSLDSLMKEDSPYLVDSNLEGNIFVKIQDAGDHLLLDSQG